The Vespa velutina chromosome 2, iVesVel2.1, whole genome shotgun sequence sequence TGCATAACACAAtgcatattaattttaatgaatcagTGAACTTATCAtactaaaaaaattaattgaattattaatataagtaaaatttgtataatatatataaagaaaattaaatatagaaacttacccatataaataatagaaaaacgaCAAAAGATATAAGGCTAATTTCACCCATCCTTCTCGTTGGTACATAGCCAAGTCATGAGCATTTAATATACTGGTTGGATCATATAAGCCAGGTCCTGTCATTACAGGTCTATTTGAATATTTCCATACATGGTATGCTATTAATGGAATATTAAGGCATAATGAAAACCATTGTTCacttattagaaataaaaaatttatcaaaatatgtAGAGCATATTCTGGAAGAACTAActgaaatagaaatgaataataattaataaattgaacaGAATCATAActtctaaataaactaataaagtaaataatttaccGGATTTAAACTATTACATTGATCAATTGGATTTTTCTGTCCAGATTGAAGTTCATCAAACGCAATAACCTAAAAaagttcattatttaattgtataagttattaaaatatttttcttaggtTATGATCAAATAAGATTGGTTCAAAGTCTAAGCTCAtgctataaaaatttttcatataacatatattctCAATTATACTAAATCACACATACatgaaatattacaaagaatattaaaaatgcatcTATAATTAAAGCtaaaatgtatgaaaaagCAGCCAAACTGAATGCCATTGTGAATTCGATTTCTCTTGACGTTCGGCAAATCCATATAAAAGCACAAGCTTACTATACAATGAATTtcataaatcgattaattgcGCGGGAAAGTTCAATGTAGATACTTAAAATGATTGTAATGTTGGagtaaattgtaaattttatttaaaacatattatataaataattatactttattatatgtttttagATCATATTGTCCAAGttgtaaaattgattaatagatttgttaaattaaaataaataatttaaatttaaaaaaacataaaaaaaattaattgattgtaAGATAACAATTatgaatattgttaataatgacaattaaatattcggatattttttattagctttgaattcttttttattttgcaaatatTAACTTGTAATTCATAGAAATAGATAACAAGTAATAAATACAAGAgtgaatattgaaattaaatattttttttatttcttttaaaataaaaaggaaataaacaaaaaataatatcacagtaaatttaaattcaattatgtacaaataatatattactaaaatattatattatcacaataacaaataatatttgaattagaCTAGATCTTCAATTGTATTGTATACAATTTTAGGCACAACCACCATACGacttattatacataattttactatatagttaagaataaatatgaatgtGTTAGCTTAATTAAAAcgcttataaataataatattaaacgtttactatttcttatttgtaattttaaactGTTTgagtttttctttgtttatactgattatttatatattttatatagttcTGTTTATATCTGGTGCTCCATAAGAATGATCTATATTGGAATTTCTGGACATTAATCGTTCTGCATCTCTTATATTAGAATGTGAATTTGAGCTAGCAATTAACTCTCTCTTTGGTCTTAAAATGTGTCTAATGTTATTGTAgctaatatctattaatttaaaagcattcaataaaaatattgctattataatcgtaaaaaaaccGCATAAAGATCCTGTAATATCctcaattttcatattatgcCATTCTCTAAATAATATTGCTGATGCTACTATAACTAATGTTGTGAaacatacataataaattGGCATAACAATAGTGGTATCAAATAAatctaatgatttatttaaataattcatttgtaaTGTAACGCAAAGAATTACACTAAAGAAAAATACCCATGTCAACGAATTAGAAAAAGCACCAAAAAGTGACATAGTTTCTTTCAATGCTAATCCTATTCCTTTACAGCTCATTACTGTTAATGAGCCTACAGATgagcataaaaatatatatacaattacatTTTGCTTTCCATATACAGGAccaaaataaaagattataaccAAAGTACACAATATTACAATCAAAACATAACTAATAAAGCCTGGtgctttaattttttctagaAGATCATCCAAGCTattaacttcttcttctttcggtgaatgaagtattattatagttgAACCCAGAATACATAAGAAACATCCAatctgtataaaatattacgtttaatatataatttgttactttttcattACATTTCTTTACCTTTCCCAGTAAGTTAAGTTTTTCATTAAGATATTTTGATGCCAAAATTGTAGATACTAAAACACTTAGAGCACCCAGTGGTGTAATTAGAGAAGCAGGTGCAAATGCGTATGCAGTAAAATTTGCAGCTTCTCCTATACCcactataatataaaagtattaaatattaaaaataaaataattataaatacgatCTTCCTAATTTtagatttcattaaaatatacttacttGAAATCAAACCAGCCCACCATATCCATTCTTTAAGGTATCCGAAACCACCACAAGAAGCTCGTAATCCTCCATATCTTTGAAGTCGAATCAaagctattttttttatgataaaactTGCACCTACAAGAATAAACTTGTATGATTtacagtaaaaaaatatattttattttattttaatttttattattaacatgcataaataatatacattaaattgatatatttttaacctATAAACACACTAGAAGAGATAGCTAATCCTAAACCGATGTAAAAATCCGTATTATTGTCAGACGTTTTAACTACAATTTCAGTAGATGTATACAtgtttcaatataattatttaactatATTTACAATCATactaaaaatacatattttcttatatttaaaaaatttattctttgctattccgatatataaaatactatatttttgaaatattggctataacgttaataacataTGCACGATCTCGAAAGTACTTGACAGTGCAATAAGCTTAAATAACATCGTCGAAGTTTATTTTGTATGcttatatcttaaaaatttacGAATTGACACAAAACTCTGATAAGAAGACTGATAAGAACTGTAATGATTAGAAACAGCTGAAATAGATATAACCATCGACTATATAACTTGCAAAGCTTTGTaaacatagaaaaaatagTTCATGTAGCTACCTAGAATAGAGATATGCATATCtactaaatattttgtttatgttCACATTTATGTGTGATATATTCACGTGTGTTTAATGTAATTTGAGATTTATGTAAGGTTATGGAAACACATATATGTTTTCATGATCAAGTCTTAATACATGTTGATCGATAGTTAAAGTATATGTAATTGGTTTTATgccattataaatattaaaactataTTAGTAtagttttgtttataattattaagatacGCCTCACAATGCCAGTAATAACTCGAATTgtgtaagtatattttatttgttatgattataatattatgtttaagcaatttttattattgttatatttatgttatagtAAACCTACTACccataaaggaaaaaaagcaattttaaataaagaaccaaaattaattgaagatGCTAAACAAGCTTTTTGTATTAAAGGCAGAAATACTTCTCAAATTGTCAATGATTGTATGAAAGATTTGGTAAGTTTAACAacattttatgttatatatacaaatgatattttgtaagattaatataaaaatgtttgattAGTATGAACTCAAAAAACCTGATATGCAAATGatgcaaaaaaagaatgatatagTTCCATTTGAAGATGTGACaactattgaaaaaatttcgtCGAAGTTAAATGCACCACTTTTTATATTTGGCTCACACAATAAAAAACGTCCACACAATCTTATATTCGGTAGAATGTATGAACATACTTTATTAGACATGATGGAGTTTggtatagaaaattataaaagtttaaaGGAGTTCAAAGTTCCTAAGATTTCAATAGGAATAAAACCATTATTAGTTTTTAATGGTGaacttttcgaaaataatcaacaatataatagaataaaaaatctatttattgATATGTTTCAACGAGAAGTAGTTCAAAAAATCGGATTGCAAGGACTAGAACATGTGTTGAGTTTTACTGCTGATGagaacaagatatatatacgaagTTACAGGTGAAGCAAAAATTCAAACAACATCAAAACTTGTTTAAAATACATCaattaaaagttataattCACATCATTACTATTACTTCCTTTTTAACATATTGTTTACTATTCTAGgatacttttaaaaaaatcagATTCTAGAATTCCACGTGTTGAATTAGAAGAAATTGGTCCATCTATTGATTTGGTATGTAGACGTAGTAAATTGGCTTCTGCTGATCATTTTAAGCAGGCCTGTAAGAAACCTAAAGAATTGAAGGTAATAATACTactactttttttaattacttgttgcaataagtaataatactttaatataacaattgctttttcaaatcataataaatttgtagataaagaaaaagaagaatatttcaaCGGATGTGTTTGGAAC is a genomic window containing:
- the LOC124946778 gene encoding ribosome production factor 2 homolog; protein product: MPVITRIVKPTTHKGKKAILNKEPKLIEDAKQAFCIKGRNTSQIVNDCMKDLYELKKPDMQMMQKKNDIVPFEDVTTIEKISSKLNAPLFIFGSHNKKRPHNLIFGRMYEHTLLDMMEFGIENYKSLKEFKVPKISIGIKPLLVFNGELFENNQQYNRIKNLFIDMFQREVVQKIGLQGLEHVLSFTADENKIYIRSYRILLKKSDSRIPRVELEEIGPSIDLVCRRSKLASADHFKQACKKPKELKIKKKKNISTDVFGTTFGRIHIGTQNINKIQTRKLKGLKKTLAEKKESKKRKNLGDNDNSSKKLKSIENKIV
- the LOC124946510 gene encoding protein cornichon, producing MAFSLAAFSYILALIIDAFLIFFVIFHVIAFDELQSGQKNPIDQCNSLNPLVLPEYALHILINFLFLISEQWFSLCLNIPLIAYHVWKYSNRPVMTGPGLYDPTSILNAHDLAMYQREGWVKLALYLLSFFYYLYGMISSLIH
- the LOC124946777 gene encoding magnesium transporter NIPA2 yields the protein MYTSTEIVVKTSDNNTDFYIGLGLAISSSVFIGASFIIKKIALIRLQRYGGLRASCGGFGYLKEWIWWAGLISMGIGEAANFTAYAFAPASLITPLGALSVLVSTILASKYLNEKLNLLGKIGCFLCILGSTIIILHSPKEEEVNSLDDLLEKIKAPGFISYVLIVILCTLVIIFYFGPVYGKQNVIVYIFLCSSVGSLTVMSCKGIGLALKETMSLFGAFSNSLTWVFFFSVILCVTLQMNYLNKSLDLFDTTIVMPIYYVCFTTLVIVASAILFREWHNMKIEDITGSLCGFFTIIIAIFLLNAFKLIDISYNNIRHILRPKRELIASSNSHSNIRDAERLMSRNSNIDHSYGAPDINRTI